From Pseudonocardia autotrophica, one genomic window encodes:
- a CDS encoding helix-turn-helix transcriptional regulator — translation MMETSARLLRLLGLLQVPRDWTGPALAERLEVDVRTVRRDVDKLRTLGYPVHSTPGTTGGYRLGAGAALPPLLLEDDEAVAVAVGLRTAAGGTVAGIEETSVRALAKLEQVLPNRLRRRVAALGTATQTLAGRGPTVDADDLSALAAACRDHELLRFDYVAADGTGTRRVAEPEGLVHTGRRWYLVAWDTGRDDRRTFRVDRMRLKLPAGPRFAPHDPPEGGIAAFAQRGISSGAYPYRARVLLEAPAEQVGEWVTPASGTVTDLGDGRCELAVGAWTLDSLGMWLGAFGVDFHVLEPPELVEHLDVLAARFTRAAAVSRAAGVTPAARR, via the coding sequence GTGATGGAGACCTCGGCACGACTGCTGCGTCTGCTCGGCCTGCTGCAGGTGCCCCGCGACTGGACCGGGCCGGCGCTGGCCGAGCGGCTCGAGGTGGACGTGCGCACGGTCCGCCGCGACGTCGACAAGCTCCGCACGCTGGGTTACCCGGTGCACTCCACGCCCGGCACGACGGGCGGTTACCGGCTCGGCGCGGGCGCCGCGCTGCCGCCGCTGCTGCTGGAGGACGACGAGGCCGTCGCCGTCGCGGTCGGGCTGCGCACCGCGGCGGGCGGTACCGTCGCCGGCATCGAGGAGACCTCGGTGCGCGCACTCGCCAAGCTGGAGCAGGTGCTGCCGAACCGGCTGCGCCGCCGGGTCGCCGCGCTCGGCACCGCCACCCAGACTCTCGCCGGGCGGGGCCCCACGGTCGACGCAGACGATCTCTCCGCGCTGGCCGCGGCCTGCCGGGACCACGAGCTGCTGCGCTTCGACTATGTCGCCGCCGACGGCACCGGGACCCGCCGGGTCGCCGAGCCCGAGGGTCTGGTGCACACCGGGCGTCGCTGGTACCTCGTCGCCTGGGACACCGGGCGCGACGACCGGCGGACGTTCCGGGTGGACCGGATGCGCCTGAAGCTGCCCGCCGGGCCGCGGTTCGCCCCGCACGACCCGCCGGAGGGCGGGATCGCGGCGTTCGCCCAGCGCGGGATCTCCAGCGGGGCCTACCCGTACCGCGCGCGGGTGCTGCTGGAGGCACCCGCCGAACAGGTGGGGGAGTGGGTCACCCCGGCGTCGGGCACCGTCACCGATCTCGGCGACGGCCGCTGCGAGCTCGCCGTCGGCGCGTGGACGCTGGACTCGCTGGGCATGTGGCTCGGCGCGTTCGGGGTGGACTTCCACGTGCTGGAACCGCCGGAGCTGGTCGAGCACCTGGACGTGCTGGCCGCCCGGTTCACCCGCGCCGCCGCGGTGTCCCGCGCCGCCGGGGTCACTCCAGCGGCACGACGATGA
- a CDS encoding PQQ-dependent sugar dehydrogenase → MPVISGRARLTGAGVPLVAALALLAGCAGGGAEPQAGTDTPDGPELSSASVAPADGLLPQAVAGEPEVLATGLAAPWAVAFLPDGDALVTERDTARILRLAPDGELTPLGVVDQVTPQGEGGLLGIAVSPGFATDDRVLVYYTAADGNRIVALTMAADGTIDGADQETVLDGIPSGFTHNGGAIAFGPDGDLFVGTGDAGDRSRSQDPDDPAGKILRLTADGAPAPGNPFGTEVYALGIRNSQGIAFGPDGEVFASEFGARTADEINLIEPGRNYGWPEVEGTQEPPVDDAYTEPLLVWPVDQASPSGLTMAGGSLWMGALRGERLWRVPIGAGDATGTVGEPEQLLNDDFGRLRGVTATPDGSALWVTTSNRDGRGNPTAEDDRIIVVPLE, encoded by the coding sequence ATGCCCGTTATATCCGGCCGCGCGCGCCTGACCGGCGCCGGCGTCCCGCTCGTCGCCGCGCTCGCGCTGCTCGCCGGATGCGCGGGCGGCGGCGCGGAACCGCAAGCGGGGACCGACACCCCGGACGGGCCCGAGCTGAGTTCCGCCTCCGTCGCCCCCGCGGACGGTCTGCTGCCGCAGGCCGTCGCCGGGGAGCCCGAGGTGCTCGCCACCGGGCTCGCCGCGCCGTGGGCGGTGGCGTTCCTGCCCGACGGCGACGCGCTGGTCACCGAGCGGGACACGGCCCGGATCCTGCGGCTCGCGCCCGACGGGGAGCTCACCCCGCTCGGCGTCGTCGACCAGGTGACCCCGCAGGGCGAGGGCGGCCTGCTCGGCATCGCGGTGTCCCCGGGCTTCGCGACCGACGACCGGGTACTCGTCTACTACACCGCCGCCGACGGCAACCGGATCGTCGCGCTCACCATGGCCGCCGACGGCACCATCGACGGTGCCGACCAGGAGACGGTGCTCGACGGGATCCCGAGCGGGTTCACCCACAACGGCGGTGCGATCGCCTTCGGCCCGGACGGTGACCTGTTCGTCGGCACCGGTGACGCGGGCGACCGCTCGCGCTCGCAGGACCCGGACGATCCGGCCGGCAAGATCCTCCGGCTGACCGCGGACGGCGCCCCTGCGCCCGGCAACCCGTTCGGGACCGAGGTGTACGCGCTGGGCATCCGGAACTCTCAGGGCATCGCCTTCGGCCCGGACGGCGAGGTGTTCGCGAGCGAGTTCGGCGCCCGGACCGCCGACGAGATCAACCTGATCGAGCCCGGCCGCAACTACGGCTGGCCCGAGGTCGAGGGCACCCAGGAACCGCCGGTGGACGACGCCTACACCGAGCCGCTGCTCGTCTGGCCGGTCGATCAGGCGTCGCCGAGCGGACTGACCATGGCCGGCGGCTCGCTGTGGATGGGTGCGCTGCGCGGCGAGCGGCTCTGGCGGGTCCCGATCGGGGCCGGCGACGCGACCGGGACGGTCGGCGAACCCGAGCAGCTGCTGAACGACGACTTCGGGCGGCTCCGTGGCGTCACCGCCACCCCGGACGGCTCGGCGCTCTGGGTCACCACCAGCAACCGGGACGGCCGTGGGAACCCCACCGCCGAGGACGACCGGATCATCGTCGTGCCGCTGGAGTGA
- a CDS encoding TetR/AcrR family transcriptional regulator, translating to MSSTDDSADPGAGGPPGTGHRNRPRRRGERLDAEILRATLDELAETGYAALSIERVAARAGAGKASVYRRWPDRAHLVLDAARSVMPEPERPPDTGSLRGDLLAMLRSVAAALDGPAGPALRGLLGELLTGPEQVEALQTLSRRSGRRLVAEVVRRAHERGELDMSGITDRMLDVAPTMLRFHFLVHGAPVPDEVVTGIVDEVALPLLAPGPR from the coding sequence GTGAGCAGCACCGACGACAGCGCAGACCCGGGGGCCGGCGGACCGCCCGGCACCGGTCACCGCAACCGGCCCCGGCGCCGGGGTGAACGGCTCGACGCCGAGATCCTGCGGGCCACCCTGGACGAGCTGGCCGAGACCGGTTACGCGGCCCTGAGCATCGAGCGGGTCGCCGCCCGGGCCGGGGCGGGCAAGGCGTCGGTGTACCGGCGCTGGCCGGACCGGGCACATCTGGTGCTCGACGCCGCCCGTTCGGTGATGCCCGAGCCGGAGCGGCCGCCGGACACCGGCTCGCTGCGCGGCGACCTGCTGGCGATGCTGAGATCGGTCGCGGCCGCGCTGGACGGACCCGCCGGGCCGGCCCTGCGCGGGCTCCTCGGCGAGCTGCTCACCGGGCCGGAGCAGGTCGAGGCGTTGCAGACCCTGTCCCGGCGCAGCGGGCGGCGACTGGTCGCGGAGGTCGTGCGGCGGGCCCACGAGCGGGGCGAGCTCGACATGTCCGGGATCACCGACCGGATGCTCGACGTGGCGCCGACCATGCTCCGGTTCCACTTCCTGGTGCACGGTGCCCCGGTACCCGACGAGGTGGTCACCGGCATCGTCGACGAGGTCGCCCTGCCACTGCTCGCTCCCGGGCCTCGCTGA
- a CDS encoding PEP/pyruvate-binding domain-containing protein has translation MTHPTPARPDPATAGGPHHWVLPLAELGSGDLAVAGGKGANLGELVRAGFPVPDGVVITTAAYRAAAEHDPAVRDVIPAGPDADGPPDGALLRELFAAATIPEALAAAITDAYRGLGTGPVAVRSSATAEDLPGAAFAGQQDTLLGVVGERALLDAVRQCWGSLWSDRAIAYRQRRGIDSSGAAVAVVVQRMVPADSAGVLFTANPVTGARDEIVVDAGAGLGESVVSGLVTPDHVVVGPDGEIRSRRTGRREVVLRQLPEGGIERVTPDPLDTPEPLLPDPLARELADLGRAVAAHFDRPQDVEWARHDGRFLLLQARPMTALPPAPIRLNRRQRFLGPTFAELIPIRPYPMDMSAWLLPGPGRMVRRMLAEIPGAHLDLAEVLPEVDGVVDRFVPPSPRPTRAVLGAPRRVLPRLRRFRPAGWTTDRRFTAFEQEAGRLERLDPSALDWAALRGLPRRAAEAVDLITDLRVDYLPRAGLDLLRLRLALGALGLGALFGDLSAGPSRTSDANAALDTLAATVRETPALRVAFSGFDATTLADRIATDPALAGFRDALDAFLDEYGHRETTSLLLMSGPTWREDPATVLSTVAALVSASSAPTRPGRAERARRRLLAHPLLGPRRIGALDRLVEGARAAVALREDTHFHSTRTLPALQRAVREIGSRLAAAGVLDDPADVLHLRRDEIERSPAPDTLSAAQRDRLRELVAARSARRDELAGSPLIAPAVLFGDRTHDDDVLLRGTPAGGGRVTGPVRIVHAHAGFARLTAGDVLVCPATNPSWTPLFSRAAAVVVDQGGAASHAAIVAREYGIAAVMGTGTGTTVLTDGQRVTVDGDAGTVAEAERAG, from the coding sequence ATGACGCACCCGACACCGGCCCGGCCGGACCCGGCGACCGCAGGCGGTCCGCACCACTGGGTCCTGCCCCTCGCCGAACTCGGCAGCGGCGATCTCGCCGTCGCCGGCGGCAAGGGCGCCAACCTCGGCGAACTCGTCCGGGCCGGATTCCCGGTGCCGGACGGCGTCGTGATCACCACCGCCGCCTACCGGGCCGCGGCCGAGCACGATCCGGCTGTCCGCGACGTGATCCCGGCAGGCCCCGATGCCGACGGTCCCCCCGACGGGGCCCTGCTGCGTGAGCTGTTCGCCGCGGCGACGATCCCGGAGGCGCTCGCCGCCGCGATCACCGACGCCTACCGCGGGCTCGGCACGGGCCCGGTCGCGGTGCGGTCCAGCGCGACCGCGGAGGACCTGCCCGGCGCAGCGTTCGCCGGCCAGCAGGACACCCTGCTGGGGGTCGTCGGCGAGCGGGCGCTCCTCGACGCCGTCCGGCAGTGCTGGGGTTCGCTGTGGAGCGACCGGGCGATCGCCTACCGGCAGCGGCGCGGGATCGACTCGTCCGGGGCGGCCGTGGCGGTGGTCGTGCAGCGGATGGTCCCGGCCGACTCCGCGGGCGTGCTGTTCACCGCGAACCCGGTGACCGGTGCGCGCGACGAGATCGTCGTCGACGCCGGCGCCGGGCTCGGCGAGTCGGTGGTGTCCGGGCTGGTCACGCCGGATCACGTCGTCGTCGGGCCGGACGGGGAGATCCGGTCGCGCCGGACCGGGCGGCGCGAGGTGGTGCTGCGCCAGCTCCCGGAGGGCGGGATCGAGCGGGTCACGCCGGACCCGCTCGACACCCCGGAGCCGCTGCTGCCCGATCCGCTCGCGCGCGAGCTCGCCGATCTGGGCCGGGCGGTGGCCGCACACTTCGACCGGCCGCAGGACGTCGAGTGGGCCCGCCACGACGGCCGGTTCCTGCTGCTCCAGGCCCGGCCGATGACCGCGCTCCCGCCGGCGCCGATCCGGTTGAACCGGCGGCAGCGGTTCCTCGGCCCGACGTTCGCCGAGCTGATCCCGATCCGGCCGTACCCGATGGACATGAGCGCGTGGTTGCTGCCGGGGCCGGGCCGGATGGTCCGGCGGATGCTCGCCGAGATCCCGGGCGCGCATCTCGATCTCGCGGAGGTGCTGCCCGAGGTGGACGGTGTGGTGGACCGGTTCGTGCCGCCGTCACCGCGGCCGACCAGGGCCGTGCTCGGCGCGCCGCGCCGCGTGCTGCCCCGGCTGCGCCGGTTCCGGCCGGCCGGATGGACCACCGACCGGCGGTTCACCGCGTTCGAGCAGGAGGCCGGACGGCTCGAACGGCTCGATCCGTCCGCCCTGGACTGGGCTGCGCTGCGCGGGCTCCCGCGGCGCGCCGCCGAAGCCGTGGACCTGATCACCGACCTGCGGGTGGATTACCTGCCGCGGGCCGGGCTGGACCTGCTGCGGCTGCGGCTGGCCCTCGGCGCCCTCGGCCTGGGCGCACTGTTCGGCGACCTGTCCGCCGGGCCGAGCCGCACCAGCGACGCCAACGCCGCACTCGACACGCTCGCCGCCACGGTGCGGGAGACCCCCGCCCTGCGGGTGGCGTTCTCCGGGTTCGACGCCACCACGCTCGCCGACCGGATCGCCACGGATCCGGCGCTGGCCGGCTTCCGGGACGCGCTGGACGCATTCCTCGACGAGTACGGGCACCGGGAGACCACCAGCCTGCTGCTGATGTCCGGGCCGACCTGGCGGGAGGATCCGGCGACGGTGCTGTCGACGGTGGCCGCGCTGGTCTCCGCCTCGTCGGCGCCCACCCGCCCCGGCCGGGCCGAGCGGGCACGGCGCAGGCTGCTCGCCCACCCGCTGCTCGGGCCACGCCGGATCGGCGCGCTGGACCGTCTGGTCGAAGGTGCCCGCGCGGCCGTCGCGCTGCGCGAGGACACCCACTTCCACAGCACCCGCACCCTGCCCGCGCTGCAGCGTGCGGTGCGCGAGATCGGCTCCCGGCTCGCCGCCGCGGGCGTGCTCGACGATCCGGCGGACGTCCTGCACCTGCGCCGCGACGAGATCGAGCGGTCGCCAGCGCCGGACACGCTGTCCGCGGCGCAGCGCGACCGGCTCCGCGAGCTGGTCGCGGCCCGGTCCGCGCGGCGCGACGAGCTGGCCGGGAGCCCGCTGATCGCGCCCGCCGTGCTGTTCGGGGACCGCACCCACGACGACGACGTCCTGCTGAGGGGCACCCCGGCCGGCGGCGGCCGGGTCACCGGCCCGGTCCGGATCGTGCACGCACACGCCGGGTTCGCCCGGCTGACCGCGGGCGACGTCCTGGTCTGCCCGGCCACCAACCCGTCCTGGACACCGCTGTTCAGCCGCGCCGCCGCCGTCGTGGTCGACCAGGGTGGTGCCGCGTCGCACGCCGCGATCGTCGCCCGGGAATACGGCATCGCCGCCGTGATGGGCACCGGCACCGGCACCACGGTGCTCACCGACGGGCAGCGGGTCACCGTCGACGGGGATGCCGGCACCGTCGCCGAGGCCGAGCGGGCAGGCTGA
- a CDS encoding MFS transporter, which produces MGGPRTGAPVAALAAVMVLTLLGALDQTLLTAALAVIARDLGQPHLVSAVLTAFLAATTSTMLLSGALGDRHGRRPVLLGAITVFVTGAAVCAFAPSLPVLIGGRFLQGLGAGALVVGAQAALGDVLSPRERGRYLGLLGAVYALAAVGGPVLGGLAVDHLTWRAVFAVHLPLGVLAAVLVVRGLPRGGTRTDRPFDVAGSVALAVLSLSVVLGGTALGRPGELPSWLGPATAAAGAAAVLGWWVSARRAPAPVLPIRLLTGRATGIPALVSLLTGAALFGTIAFLPAAVQIVHGISATSAGSTVTAAMAGMIITSTLSGRRITRTGRYRAIPVVGGTACAAALGALAVLGPGAPLPLLLAVLFLLGAGAGMVVQVMVLVAQNAAGPDELGSVTGTVTCLRQIGATLGVVIIGALLTGRGGSLLDPATAGHAVQAGTAVLAVAAGIAALSCLAVPAVPLRTRPAGTAARRDSAGAARHGLAGVTRPGHAPAPPGTAGATPPGPTGEAHPGHAGAAPTSPDGRTPR; this is translated from the coding sequence GTGGGCGGACCACGTACCGGCGCACCGGTCGCCGCGCTCGCGGCGGTGATGGTGCTGACGCTGCTCGGCGCCCTGGACCAGACATTGCTCACCGCCGCGCTCGCCGTCATCGCCCGCGATCTCGGGCAGCCGCACCTGGTATCGGCCGTGCTCACCGCGTTCCTGGCGGCGACGACCTCGACCATGCTGCTGTCCGGCGCGCTGGGCGACCGGCACGGACGCCGCCCGGTCCTGCTGGGGGCGATCACCGTGTTCGTCACCGGGGCCGCGGTCTGTGCGTTCGCGCCGAGCCTCCCGGTGCTGATCGGCGGCCGGTTCCTGCAGGGGCTGGGTGCCGGAGCGCTCGTCGTCGGCGCCCAGGCCGCCCTCGGTGACGTGCTCAGCCCCCGCGAACGCGGCCGCTACCTGGGTCTGCTCGGCGCGGTGTACGCGCTCGCCGCGGTCGGCGGGCCGGTGCTCGGCGGCCTGGCGGTCGACCACCTGACCTGGCGTGCGGTGTTCGCCGTCCATCTGCCGCTCGGCGTGCTCGCCGCCGTGCTCGTGGTCCGTGGCCTGCCGCGCGGGGGCACCCGCACGGACCGTCCGTTCGACGTCGCGGGCTCGGTCGCCCTCGCCGTGCTGTCGCTCTCGGTCGTGCTGGGCGGCACGGCCCTGGGGCGGCCGGGTGAGCTGCCGTCCTGGCTCGGCCCCGCGACGGCGGCCGCCGGCGCGGCCGCCGTGCTCGGGTGGTGGGTGAGCGCCCGCCGCGCACCGGCTCCGGTGCTGCCGATCCGGCTCCTCACCGGGCGCGCCACCGGCATCCCGGCGCTGGTCTCGCTGCTGACGGGCGCCGCCCTGTTCGGCACGATCGCCTTCCTCCCGGCGGCCGTGCAGATCGTGCACGGGATCTCGGCGACCAGCGCCGGATCGACCGTCACCGCGGCGATGGCCGGAATGATCATCACCAGCACGCTCTCCGGACGCCGGATCACCCGGACCGGCCGCTACCGGGCGATCCCGGTCGTCGGTGGCACGGCGTGCGCGGCCGCGCTGGGTGCCCTCGCGGTACTCGGGCCCGGTGCGCCGTTGCCGCTGCTGCTCGCCGTGTTGTTCCTGCTCGGTGCCGGAGCGGGGATGGTCGTCCAGGTGATGGTGCTCGTCGCGCAGAACGCCGCCGGGCCCGATGAGCTCGGCTCGGTGACCGGCACCGTCACCTGCCTGCGCCAGATCGGCGCGACGCTCGGCGTCGTGATCATCGGGGCGCTGCTGACCGGCCGGGGCGGGTCGCTGCTCGATCCGGCCACCGCGGGCCACGCGGTGCAGGCGGGCACCGCCGTGCTGGCCGTCGCGGCCGGGATCGCCGCGCTGTCCTGCCTGGCCGTCCCCGCCGTCCCACTCCGTACCCGGCCCGCCGGAACGGCCGCCCGGCGTGACTCCGCCGGAGCGGCACGGCACGGCCTTGCCGGAGTGACACGGCCCGGGCACGCCCCGGCACCGCCCGGCACGGCCGGGGCGACACCGCCCGGCCCCACCGGAGAAGCACACCCCGGTCACGCCGGGGCCGCACCCACCTCGCCCGACGGAAGGACCCCACGATGA
- a CDS encoding asparaginase, translating to MTSADTARSPMYAGTPVPPVLAGAVPLAHVERDGEVESVHLGVLASVATGAQHHDRPLPVRGDPDIPFLPRSALKPLQAVAMLRAGLDLDGELLALACASHSGEPDHVTGVRRILDGAGLTDADLGNTPDLPLGIEAGAAARAAGVPPAPVLQNCSGKHAAMLATCVAAGWPIRGYRDPQHPLQQLIRATVADLTGVDPHVTTVDGCGAPLFGCTPAGLARGFGRIAVAAPGTPEGRIATAIRTHPWWVGGTDRPVTRLAQAVPGLVVKDGAEGVLAAALPDGRAFAVTVLDGSARPLPVLAAAILAGWGVGGPALAAAGRVDVLGHGQPVGRVHAVLA from the coding sequence GTGACCTCCGCCGACACCGCCCGCAGTCCGATGTACGCCGGGACCCCGGTCCCACCCGTCCTCGCCGGCGCCGTACCGCTGGCCCACGTCGAGCGGGACGGCGAGGTCGAGTCGGTGCACCTGGGCGTACTCGCGAGCGTCGCGACCGGCGCGCAGCATCACGACCGTCCGCTTCCCGTGCGGGGCGATCCGGACATCCCGTTCCTCCCCCGCTCGGCGCTCAAGCCGTTGCAGGCGGTCGCGATGCTGCGCGCCGGGCTCGACCTGGACGGCGAGCTGCTCGCGCTGGCCTGCGCGTCGCACTCCGGCGAGCCGGACCACGTGACAGGCGTGCGGCGGATCCTGGACGGCGCCGGACTGACCGACGCCGATCTGGGCAACACCCCGGATCTGCCGCTGGGGATCGAGGCAGGAGCGGCCGCGCGGGCAGCGGGCGTCCCGCCGGCACCGGTACTGCAGAACTGTTCCGGCAAGCACGCCGCGATGCTCGCCACCTGCGTGGCCGCGGGCTGGCCGATCCGCGGCTACCGGGACCCGCAGCATCCGTTGCAGCAGCTGATCCGGGCGACCGTGGCCGACCTGACCGGCGTCGACCCACACGTCACGACGGTCGACGGCTGCGGTGCGCCGCTGTTCGGGTGCACCCCGGCCGGCTTGGCCCGCGGATTCGGCCGGATCGCCGTCGCCGCTCCCGGGACGCCGGAGGGCCGGATCGCCACCGCGATCCGTACGCACCCGTGGTGGGTCGGCGGGACCGACCGGCCGGTCACCCGCCTCGCACAGGCGGTCCCGGGTCTCGTCGTGAAGGACGGCGCCGAAGGCGTGCTGGCGGCCGCACTACCGGACGGCCGGGCGTTCGCGGTCACCGTCCTGGACGGCTCGGCGCGTCCGCTGCCGGTGCTCGCCGCCGCGATCCTGGCCGGCTGGGGCGTGGGCGGTCCCGCGCTGGCCGCGGCCGGACGGGTCGACGTGCTCGGGCACGGGCAGCCGGTCGGGAGGGTGCACGCCGTCCTGGCCTGA